The window GCGTTCGTGGAGATCTGGCTGACGAGCGGCGTGGTCGCGCTGATCACGTCGATGATCAACCGCGACGGCCGCCGCGTGGGCGACTTCGTGGCCGGGACGATGGTGGTGGAGGAGCGCGGCGGCAGGCCGCGCGAGGAGGTCATCCCGATGCCCCCGCACCTGGCGGCCTGGGCGGCCACCACCGAGCTGTCGCGGCTGTCCCCGGAGACCGCGGCGGCGGCGCGCCAGTACGTGCTCCGGTACGGGGAGCTGGCCGAGCACACCCGCCACGAGATGGGCGTCCGGCTGGCCGACACGGTGGCCGCGCAGATCAGTCCGCCCCCGCCGCCGGGGACCACACCGCCCTACTTCCTGGCCGCGGTGCTCGCCGAGCGCCGGCGCCGCCACGAGGCGGCCGCCCAGCGCGCCCAGCCCGGATACCCGCAGGGCGGCCCCCAGCAGCAGTGGTACGGCCCGCACTCCTCCCGCTGAGCCCGGGCGCGCGGGAGCGGCTGGCGCGGCGGCTTCCCGCTCCGGCCGCGACCACGCTGAGCGCTGTCCGAAGCGGCCGGTACTGCGCGGGAGCGCCCGTCAGGCGTGCCAGGAGCGCAGATAGGCCTCCTGCCCGGGGGTGAGCGCG is drawn from Nocardiopsis dassonvillei subsp. dassonvillei DSM 43111 and contains these coding sequences:
- a CDS encoding RDD family protein; translation: MLVSYPGNGDARADVYGVTPLVTGDAVVLDLRPAGFATRAAALAIDALVQVIALIALSVLVTWIGRGLDPAITAAVSLSSVILILVGYPAVFETVSRGRSLGKMALGLRVVGTDGSPERFRQALGRALAAFVEIWLTSGVVALITSMINRDGRRVGDFVAGTMVVEERGGRPREEVIPMPPHLAAWAATTELSRLSPETAAAARQYVLRYGELAEHTRHEMGVRLADTVAAQISPPPPPGTTPPYFLAAVLAERRRRHEAAAQRAQPGYPQGGPQQQWYGPHSSR